A window of the Brassica napus cultivar Da-Ae chromosome C5, Da-Ae, whole genome shotgun sequence genome harbors these coding sequences:
- the LOC106398240 gene encoding transcription factor RF2b-like translates to MLLKRNIRDFEMNQRVGGDDKDDYDRSPSTKLEKTRSVYDKSFVHINIRDTNGLANENTELRLRLQSLEQQAQLRNALNEALRKEVERMKIETGEVSGDSDSFDMGQYSHSTFMAIPPYHSGSVNGQDMRFNQNHPMEKSNSQSVSEFLQNGRLQGLEISSNNSSSIVKSEGPSLSASESSSAY, encoded by the exons ATGTTGCTTAAACGCAACATAAGAGATTTCGAGATGAATCAACGCGTTGGAGGAGATGACAAAGATGATTATGATAGATCTCCTTCGACGAAGTTGGAGAAGACGAGAAGCGTCTACGACAAGAGCTTTGTTCATATCAACATT AGAGACACTAATGGACTAGCAAATGAGAACACGGAGCTAAGACTTAGGTTACAATCACTGGAACAACAAGCTCAGCTTCGCAatg CTTTAAACGAAGCACTGAGGAAAGAAGTGGAAAGGATGAAGATTGAAACAGGTGAAGTCTCTGGTGATTCAGATTCGTTTGACATGGGACAGTACTCTCATTCAACCTTCATGGCGATTCCACCGTATCATAGTGGTTCAGTCAACGGCCAGGATATGAGGTTCAATCAAAACCATCCAATGGAGAAGTCGAATTCTCAGAGCGTGTCGGAGTTTCTACAGAACGGGCGGTTGCAAGGGCTAGAGATAAGTAGCAACAACAGCTCAAGCATTGTCAAGTCTGAAGGACCTTCTCTTTCTGCTAGTGAGAGTAGCTCTGCGTATTGA